The proteins below are encoded in one region of Paraburkholderia phenazinium:
- a CDS encoding ABC transporter ATP-binding protein has product MQGMPGPLLELDHLHVTFGDTVAVNDVTLAIERGERVALVGESGSGKSVTALSILRLLNDAEVSGAIRFNGEDLLAKSEREMRGLRGSAIAMIFQEPMSALNPLYTVGEQIAETIVIHDGVPAKEARKRAVALLARTGVAEPGKRVNSYPHQLSGGQRQRAMIAMALACRPRLLLADEPTTALDVTIRAQIVELLLELQRDEAEKRGMAVLLITHDLNLVRHFAQRVAVMERGVLVESGTVEQVFNSPQHPYTQRLLQSRPERTVVPVLPISPVLLEARDVSVEFKTKLPGLGGWFRSGRFRAVADATVSVRQGETLGIVGESGSGKSTLAMALLGLQRTAHGEIEFQGRALASYRGHEQTVLRSNMQVVFQDPFSSLSPRQTIERIVGEGLALHRPQMDAAARREKVIAVLREVGLDRTVLYRYPHEFSGGQRQRIAIARALVLEPRILILDEPTSALDVSIQQQVLKLLAGLQRKYNLGFVFISHDLAVIGAMAHRVAVMQNGMIVESGEVEQIFATPAHPYTRKLLQAALVD; this is encoded by the coding sequence ATGCAAGGCATGCCAGGGCCGTTGCTGGAGCTCGATCATCTGCACGTGACATTCGGCGACACCGTCGCAGTGAACGACGTCACGCTCGCAATCGAACGTGGCGAGCGCGTAGCGCTGGTCGGTGAATCGGGATCGGGCAAGAGCGTCACGGCGCTGTCGATCCTGCGCTTGCTGAACGATGCCGAGGTGAGCGGAGCGATCCGCTTTAACGGCGAGGATCTGCTCGCAAAGAGCGAACGCGAGATGCGTGGTCTGCGCGGCTCAGCTATTGCGATGATCTTCCAGGAGCCGATGTCGGCGCTCAACCCGCTCTATACGGTGGGCGAGCAGATCGCAGAGACGATCGTGATCCACGACGGCGTACCGGCGAAGGAGGCGCGCAAGCGCGCTGTTGCTCTGCTCGCGCGTACTGGTGTCGCGGAGCCCGGCAAGCGGGTCAACAGTTATCCGCATCAGCTCTCCGGCGGACAGCGCCAGCGCGCGATGATTGCGATGGCGCTTGCGTGCCGTCCGCGTCTGTTGCTCGCCGACGAGCCGACCACCGCGCTCGACGTGACGATCCGCGCGCAGATCGTCGAGCTGCTGCTCGAACTGCAACGAGACGAAGCAGAAAAGCGCGGCATGGCGGTGCTGCTGATCACGCACGATCTGAACCTCGTGCGTCATTTCGCGCAGCGCGTGGCGGTGATGGAGCGTGGAGTGCTGGTCGAGAGCGGGACTGTCGAGCAGGTCTTCAATTCGCCGCAGCATCCGTACACGCAACGTCTGCTGCAAAGCCGGCCTGAGCGCACCGTGGTGCCGGTATTGCCGATCTCACCGGTGCTGCTCGAGGCGCGTGACGTCTCGGTCGAATTCAAAACGAAGCTGCCGGGCCTCGGCGGCTGGTTCCGCTCGGGACGTTTCCGCGCGGTTGCCGATGCGACGGTGTCGGTGCGGCAGGGTGAGACGCTCGGCATCGTCGGTGAATCGGGCTCGGGCAAGTCGACGCTGGCGATGGCATTACTCGGCTTGCAGCGCACCGCGCATGGCGAGATCGAGTTTCAGGGCAGGGCGCTCGCGAGTTATCGCGGACACGAGCAGACGGTCCTGCGCTCCAATATGCAGGTGGTCTTTCAGGACCCGTTCAGTTCGCTGTCGCCGCGCCAGACGATCGAACGGATCGTCGGCGAGGGGCTTGCGTTGCATCGTCCGCAGATGGACGCAGCGGCGCGGCGCGAGAAGGTGATTGCGGTGCTGCGCGAAGTCGGGCTCGATCGCACGGTGCTGTACCGTTACCCGCACGAGTTCTCCGGCGGACAGCGGCAACGCATCGCGATCGCCCGGGCGCTGGTACTCGAGCCGCGCATCCTGATTTTGGATGAACCCACCAGTGCGCTCGACGTCTCCATTCAGCAGCAGGTGCTCAAGCTTCTGGCCGGGTTGCAACGCAAGTACAACCTCGGCTTCGTGTTCATCAGCCACGATCTGGCGGTAATCGGCGCGATGGCGCACCGGGTCGCGGTCATGCAGAACGGTATGATCGTGGAATCGGGGGAGGTTGAGCAGATTTTTGCGACGCCCGCCCATCCTTACACTCGAAAGCTTCTGCAAGCGGCGCTCGTGGACTGA
- a CDS encoding C40 family peptidase: MQHRNLTQACTRVVAGMFIGVLMAAAPGAFADEVSSFNQNASFSTQDGSTPLSAPTSQNSSASTDTGSSARSFLSGMAGKAGDVVVGALNMIGVRYRWGGDTPDSGLDCSGFVRYVFQDTLGMALPRRAEEMSRVGEKVSMSNLKPGDLVFFNTMRRTFSHVGIYIGDNKFVHSPSTGSTIRVDDLDDGYWEKRFTGARRVETSYQGSQDLKQRVNAAIGGGNN, encoded by the coding sequence ATGCAGCACCGAAACTTAACCCAGGCTTGCACGCGCGTCGTCGCCGGGATGTTCATTGGCGTACTGATGGCAGCAGCTCCCGGCGCTTTCGCCGACGAAGTAAGCAGTTTCAATCAGAATGCCTCATTTTCGACCCAGGATGGGTCGACTCCGCTGTCCGCTCCCACTTCGCAAAATTCCAGCGCAAGCACCGACACCGGCAGCAGCGCGCGGTCGTTTTTGTCCGGCATGGCAGGCAAAGCGGGTGATGTGGTGGTCGGCGCGCTCAATATGATTGGCGTGCGTTACCGTTGGGGTGGCGATACGCCGGACTCCGGCCTCGATTGCAGCGGTTTTGTGCGTTACGTGTTCCAGGATACGCTGGGCATGGCCCTGCCGCGCCGCGCTGAAGAAATGAGCCGGGTTGGCGAAAAGGTCAGCATGAGTAACCTGAAGCCGGGCGATCTGGTGTTTTTCAATACGATGCGCCGCACGTTCTCGCACGTTGGCATCTACATCGGCGACAACAAGTTTGTGCATTCGCCGTCTACCGGCAGCACGATCCGCGTCGACGATCTGGATGATGGCTACTGGGAAAAGCGCTTCACTGGTGCACGCCGGGTCGAAACGTCCTATCAGGGCTCGCAGGATCTGAAGCAGCGTGTCAATGCTGCGATCGGCGGCGGGAATAACTGA
- a CDS encoding patatin-like phospholipase family protein, whose amino-acid sequence MTQSTPRLTRRSFSIAAASAVLTACTTAGSRPETASQPPVNTASTNPPATPSVVPPLARPQRPIRVGLALGGGAARGFAHIGVIKALEARNIQVDLVAGTSAGSVVGALYASGMNGFALNKLALTMDEASISDWAMPFRTRGFLQGVALQNYLNTTLNNRPIEKMAKPLGVVATDLNSGQPILFQRGNTGIAVRASCSVPSIFEPVTIGGHEYVDGGLVSPVPASFARKMGADFVIAVDISQRPEAGLTTSSFDVLLQTFTIMGQTIKAYELDKYADVVIRPNLAAMSGSDFSQRNAAILAGEEAAAKIMPELQRKLAASRVAV is encoded by the coding sequence TTGACACAGTCCACCCCACGCCTTACCCGCCGCAGCTTCTCGATCGCCGCGGCGTCCGCCGTCCTGACCGCCTGTACGACGGCTGGCAGCCGGCCGGAGACCGCCTCGCAGCCGCCGGTCAATACCGCGTCGACCAATCCGCCGGCCACGCCATCCGTCGTCCCGCCGCTCGCCCGACCGCAGCGGCCCATTCGCGTCGGCCTGGCCCTGGGTGGCGGCGCGGCGCGCGGGTTCGCGCATATCGGCGTGATCAAGGCGCTCGAGGCGCGCAACATTCAGGTGGATCTGGTGGCGGGCACCAGTGCCGGCTCGGTGGTGGGCGCGCTCTATGCCTCCGGCATGAACGGCTTTGCGCTCAACAAGCTCGCGCTGACCATGGATGAAGCCTCGATCAGCGACTGGGCCATGCCGTTTCGCACGCGCGGCTTCCTGCAGGGCGTGGCGTTGCAGAATTACCTGAATACGACGCTGAACAACCGTCCGATCGAAAAGATGGCCAAGCCGCTCGGCGTGGTCGCCACCGATCTGAACAGCGGCCAGCCGATCCTGTTCCAGCGCGGCAACACGGGCATCGCCGTGCGCGCCTCGTGCAGCGTGCCGTCGATCTTCGAGCCGGTGACGATTGGCGGCCATGAGTACGTCGACGGCGGTCTGGTGAGCCCGGTGCCCGCGTCGTTCGCCCGCAAGATGGGCGCGGACTTCGTGATTGCCGTGGACATCTCGCAGCGCCCTGAAGCGGGCCTCACGACCAGCTCGTTCGACGTGCTGCTGCAGACCTTCACGATCATGGGACAGACCATCAAGGCCTACGAGCTCGACAAGTACGCGGACGTCGTGATCCGTCCGAATCTCGCGGCCATGAGCGGGAGCGACTTCTCGCAGCGCAACGCGGCCATTCTGGCCGGCGAGGAAGCCGCCGCGAAGATCATGCCGGAGTTGCAACGTAAGCTTGCGGCGAGCCGCGTCGCGGTATAA